In the Salvelinus namaycush isolate Seneca chromosome 35, SaNama_1.0, whole genome shotgun sequence genome, one interval contains:
- the LOC120029653 gene encoding BTB/POZ domain-containing protein KCTD21-like, protein MLNLNSLDSNTNSNSNSLSDPVSLNVGGEIYTTTLDTLTRYRDSMLGAMFTGQISTLRDTRGNVFIDRDGKVFRYILNFLRSSSLDLPDRFSEMRLLRREADFFQIRPLLDEIQRHVEAGPLSLRDAPRRALLLVDVDCQVRVLHFNLRRAPENYELRTCSVCILTVEIFCTWRAFLVLLCERFSYRTTQGLTSPLPSDQRYNRLKLEWVPRPDELPQDQYEKQRYRGLVVSDSWATQTHFGDLCDAIIPCRSPCEVKDMHRFLEELLTVSLAEGFRVDSVTPDSMDVLSCHTLQLVR, encoded by the exons ATGCTGAACCTAAACTCCTTGGACAGCAACACTAACAGCAACAGTAACTCCTTGTCGGACCCTGTGTCTCTCAACGTTGGCGGTGAGATCTACACCACGACTCTGGACACTCTGACTCGCTACCGAGACTCCATGCTGGGCGCCATGTTCACCGGACAGATCTCTACGCTTAGGGACACACGTGGAAATGTTTTCATCGACCGCGACGGGAAGGTTTTCCGCTATATCCTGAACTTCCTACGTTCCAGCTCCCTGGACCTGCCGGACAGGTTCTCTGAGATGAGGCTGCTGAGGAGGGAAGCAGATTTCTTCCAGATCCGCCCCCTACTGGATGAGATACAGCGGCACGTTGAGGCCGGACCGCTCAGCCTGAGAGATGCACCCAGAAGAGCCTTGCTGCTGGTGGACGTGGactgccag GTGCGCGTGCTACACTTCAACCTACGGCGTGCTCCCGAGAACTACGAACTCCGCACATGCTCAGTGTGCATCCTCACCGTCGAAATCTTCTGTACCTGGCGTGCCTTTCTGGTTCTCCTCTGTGAGCGTTTCTCTTACCGCACAACCCAGGGTCTTACTTCCCCCCTCCCCAGTGACCAGCGCTACAACCGTCTCAAACTGGAGTGGGTTCCCCGGCCAGACGAACTTCCCCAGGACCAGTATGAGAAACAGCGGTACAGAGGACTCGTCGTCTCGGACTCTTGGGCCACACAGACCCACTTTGGTGACCTCTGTGATGCCATCATCCCATGCCGCAGCCCCTGTGAGGTCAAAGACATGCACAGGTTTTTGGAGGAGCTGCTGACGGTGTCTTTGGCAGAGGGTTTTAGGGTTGACTCCGTGACCCCTGACTCCATGGACGTTTTGAGCTGCCATACTCTGCAGCTTGTACGGTAG
- the LOC120029518 gene encoding LLGL scribble cell polarity complex component 2-like isoform X3, with the protein MKRFRRHGQESQRERIKQELYGFNKTVEHGFPHQPSALGFSPSLQLLAIGTRSGAIKLYGGPGVEFMGLHDENAAVTQVHFLPHQVELVTLLDDNSLHMWTLRAHHGVSELLEIGRFTLSGPPGAPPSVTHVTAVLAHSSGDLLLLGTEGGHVFVVKVPGFRELEERNISLEKVTNSVPEDYGGRRSLEHVESLQENPVNPRQVLIGYGRGLMVIWDLDSQSAVKHIPATQQLESVWWTEDGGHVLSSHSDGSYCRWKVAGDDPQSEQEKSEVPYGHFPCKAISKIIQLPTEQGPPFLFLSGGMPRASYGDRHCISVIHSKTHVALDFTSRIIDFFVIRDGPDHTGEPSALVVLVEEELVVIDLQTEGWPVIQTPYLVPLHCSAITCSHHVSAIPLKLWERVLSAGALQNTHYSKKPWPMTGGQNLAPDPPQRDLLLTGHEDGTVRFWDASGVCLYPMYKLSTAGVFLTDSDPNDNLNQGTEGEWPPFRKVGCFDPYSDDPRLGIQKIHLCKYSGYLTVAGTAGQILVLELNDEAAEQTVEATVADLLQGQEGFRWKSLHVRATRVWR; encoded by the exons ATGAAGAGGTTTAGGAGACATGGCCAAGAGTCCCAGAGAGAGCGGATCAAACAGGAGCTCTACGGGTTCAACAAG ACAGTGGAGCATGGTTTTCCTCACCAACCCAGTGCTCTGGGCTTCAGCCCCAGTCTACAGCTCCTGGCCATCGGCACACGCTCCGGAGCCATCAAACT TTACGGTGGTCCAGGTGTAGAGTTCATGGGTCTACATGATGAGAACGCTGCCGTCACACAGGTCCACTTCCTGCCACACCAG GTGGAGCTGGTGACTCTGTTGGATGACAACAGTCTCCACATGTGGACCCTCAGAGCCCACCATGGTGTCTCTGAGCTGCTGGAGATAGGACGCTTCACACTCTCTGGACCCCCGGG tgctcccCCCAGTGTAACTCATGTAACAGCGGTGCTAGCCCACTCTTCTGGGGACCTGTTGTTGCTAGGAACAGAGGGAGGACACGTGTTTGTAGTGAAGGTACCAGGCTTCAGAGAACTAGAGGAGAGGAACATCAGCCTGGAGAAAGTCACCAACAG TGTACCAGAGGATTACGGAGGTCGTAGGAGCCTGGAGCATGTCGAGTCCTTACAGGAGAATCCCGTCAACCCACGCCAGGTTCTGATTGGCTACGGACGAGGCCTCATGGTCATCTGGGACCTGGACAGCCAATCAGCTGTCAAACACATCCCCGCTACACAG CAACTGGAGAGCGTGTGGTGGACGGAGGACGGTGGCCATGTTCTCAGTTCCCATAGCGACGGCAGCTACTGCCGCTGGAAGGTGGCTGGGGATGACCCACAGAGCGAGCAGGAGAAGTCTGAAGTACCGTATG GCCACTTCCCCTGTAAAGCCATCTCTAAAATCATCCAGCTGCCGACAGAACAGGG GCCTCCGTTCCTGTTCCTCAGTGGCGGCATGCCCCGGGCCAGCTACGGCGACAGACACTGTATCAGTGTGATCCACAGTAAAACACACGTGGCTCTGGACTTCACCTCCAGAATCATCGACTTCTTTGTCATCAGAGACGGACCAGACCATACAG gCGAACCCAGTGCGTTGGTGGTCTTAGTAGAAGAGGAGTTGGTAGTGATAGATCTTCAGACTGAAGGGTGGCCAGTCATCCAGACTCCATACCTGGTGCCTCTCCACTGCTCTGCCATCACCTGCTCCCACCATGTCTCTGCTATACCCCTGAAGCTGTGGGAGAGGGTCCTGTCTGCCGGGGCACTGCAGAACACACACTACTCTAAGAAG CCGTGGCCTATGACAGGAGGACAGAACCTGGCCCCAGACCCCCCTCAGAGAGACTTACTGCTCACAGG GCACGAGGACGGTACGGTGCGTTTCTGGGACGCGTCGGGGGTGTGTCTGTACCCCATGTACAAGCTGAGCACAGCAGGGGTGTTCCTCACTGACTCAGACCCCAATGACAACCTGAACCAGGGCACAGAGGGAGAGTGGCCACCTTTCAGAAAG GTGGGTTGTTTTGACCCGTACAGTGACGACCCTCGTCTCGGCATTCAGAAAATCCACCTGTGTAAATACAGCGGCTACCTGACTGTAGCTGGCACTGCTGGACAG ATCCTGGTGTTAGAGCTGAATGATGAGGCAGCAGAACAGACTGTGGAGGCCACCGTAGCAGACCTGCTTCAGGGACAGGAGGGCTTCCGCTGGAAG TCTCTCCATGTCAGGGCCACACGCGTCTGGAGGTGA